GACGTTGATGACGAAGGCCGCCACTTCCCAGAATCCCTGCAGCGCCAGGACCCGCGACGGCTCGAGGTGCAGGCGCATCTCGTGGCCCACCAGCACGCCGGCCACGACGACGGCGATCACCGCCGAACCGTGAAGGTGCTCGGTGAGCAGTGATGTCGCGAAGACGGCGACGAGCGACGCCAGGATCGCGGTCAGATCGTCCGGGGCGTGACGAAGGACGAACGCGCCGACCGTCCCGCCCACCGCACCGAGCAGCACGCCCGCGACGATCGCGACGAGCAGCATCCGGGCGATCGCCGCCGGCTCGGCGTACCCCTGCATGACGACGGTGGCACAGACGGTGACGAGCACGAGCGCCGTGCCGTCGTTGAAGAGGCTCTCGCCCTCCATGATGGCCGCCAGCTTGTGCGGCACGCGAACGCTGCGGAACGCCAGCAGCACGCTCACCGTGTCGGTGATGGCGAGCACCGCGCCGAGCAGGAGCGCCACCGCGAAGGGCAGGCCGATCTCCCACGCCGCAAGGGTCGCCGTGGCCAGGAGCGAAATGGCGACGCCGGGCACGGCCAGCGCGAGAATCGGACGCGCCGCCCGCTTCATGTTGACGTCGTCGGCCGACAACGCCCCTTGAAAGACGAGGATCGGAAGGAAGAGCAGCAGCACGACGTTCGGATCCATCGTCGTGCGCGGCAGGACGTCCATCAGGACGAGCAGCAGGCCGACGACGACGAGCGCCACGTTGTACGGCGCGTTGAGGCGCTTGGCCAGAATGGCAATGCCCGACCCGATGGCCAGCACGATCAGGAGCTGCTCGAGATACTCGCGCATGAATCACGGCTATTCTGTCGTGGACAGGTCCGTCACGCTACACTCGGCAGCTTCGACGGGCCGCAACCATCCGTGCTGCGACGAAAAACGTCCCCGATGTCGATTCGCCAAGCTATCGCGTTTCTGGTGCGGGGTGTCCTCGTCACGGGCGTCGTGGCCTTCGCTGCCGGTCCGCAGTCCTCGCAGGCGCAGGGAGTGGCAGAGAGTCCAGAGGCGCGTGCCCGCGCGTTCGTCACCCTGCTGGCTGGCGGTCAGTACGCGGACGCCTTCGAGTCGTTCACGCCTCAGATGAAGGCCGCGATGTCCGTCGATCGGCTGCGTGCGACGTGGAACAGCCTTACGGCGCAGGCAGGCCCGTTCCAGCGGCAAATCTCCGCGGCAGTCGTGCCACGCGGCGTGCTCTCCGTCGTCGCCGTCACGTGCGCGTTCGAGCGTGCGACGTTCGACGTGCACGTCACCGTGAACCCGGCGAACCTGGTCGGAGGGCTGGCCGTCCGCCCGGCGGTGCAGGCCGTGACGTATGCGCCCCCGGCCTATGCGAGTCCCAGCGCCTACAAGGAGTCGGCCGTCACCGTCGGCATGGGCCAATGGGCGTTGCCAGCGACGCTGACGATGCCGTCCGGCCCGGGCCCGGTGCCAGCCGTGGTGCTCGTGCACGGATCAGGCCCTGGCGATCGGGATGCCACGGTCGGGCAAATCAAGCAGTTCAAGGATCTGGCGCTTGGACTCGCGTCTCGGGGGATTGCCGTGCTGCGGTACGACAAACGCACGCGGGTGCATGTCGACCTGATGCGTGACCTGCCCGGCCTCACCGTCAAGGAGGAAACGATTGACGACGCGGTCGCGGCGGTTCAGTTGCTCAGGAGCACTCCGGGCGTGGATCCGAATCGGATCGTCGTGCTCGGCCACAGCCTCGGCGGAATGCTCGTGCCCCGGATCGCCGCGGTGGCACCGCCAGTTGCCGGGTTCGTCGTGATGGCTGGCGCGGCCCGGCCGATGCCGCGGGCCGTGGTCGAGCAGGCGCGGTATCTGGCCCAAGTCGATGGCGTCGTCAGCGCGGAGGAACGAGCCCAGATCAGTGAGATCGAACAGGTGATGGCCCGTGTCGACGCCTTGCGTCCGGAAGACGTGTCGAAGCCGGAACGCATCTTCGGCGCCACCGCGTCGTATTGGCTCGATCTGCGCGGCTACGATCCGCCGGTCGCCGCCGTGCAGGTGACGCAACCGATGCTCCTGCTCCAAGGAGAGCGGGACTACCAAGTGACGATGGAGGAGTTCTCCCGGTGGAAGTCGGCGCTTGCGGCTCGCACCGACGTGGTCTTCCGATCCTACGCCGGTCTCAACCACCTGTTCGTGGCTGGGACCGGTAAGAGCGTGCCGGCCGAATACAACACGCCGGGTCACGTCAGCGAGACCGTCGTGCTCGACATCGCGACGTGGATCGCCGCCCTTCCGGCGCGACGCTGGTAGGACGACTGCCGACGCGGGATTGCGCCCCGGTGTCGCCCAATGCCACGACGGCTGCGCGCGCCGCCGAAACCCGAGGTGTGTCGGAGATGACGGCTCTCATCACGGTCGACGTGCGAACGCGGCAGCAGTGGCGGGCGTGGCTGGCGAAGAACCACGCGTCGAGCCCCGGCATCTGGCTCGTTCGGCACAAACAGCACACGGGCGTCGAGTCGATGTCCTACGAGGAGATCGTTCGCGAGGCGCTCTGCTTCGGTTGGATCGACAGCCTCGTCAGACGTCTGGACGCTGACCGCTACGTCCTCAAAATCACGCCGCGCAGGCCGGCGAGCAACTGGTCCGAGATCAACCGCCGGCGTTGGACCGAGCTCGAAACGGAGGGCCTGCTCGCCGCGCCCGGCCTCGCGGCGGCGCCTTCGGCGAACCGCTACGCGCCCAAACCTGCGGTCCCGACGCTGCCGTGCTACATCGCCAACGCGTTCAGGCGAAACGTGAGGGCGTGGCAGCACTTCCAGACCCTCTCCCCGACACACCGGCGCCATTTCGTCGCGTGGATCCACACCGCCAAGCGGCCCGAGACGCGCGAGCGGCGCATTCGCGAATCGATCGCGCGGCTCTCTGCCGGCAAGACGTTGGGCTTGAAGTAGCGGCGCTGCGCTCTGCGCTGTCGCGCCCGCCGACGCGCTCGCCTCGTCTCGTCATGTCAGTTCGCTCTGCCGAACACACGACACCGCGCGCGTCTACGATGGAAGAAGGATGAACGTCGCCGCCGCGCCGCTTCACGTCCGTGACGGAGCCTTCCGGCAGCCGGACGGATCGATCTGGAAGTACCGGGGCGTGACGGCATTCACCGCGCTTCACGACGTCGTCGGCGGCCGGTGGGACAAGCTCGACCGCTACGCTTCCTGGACGCTGGGGCTCGGTGCGAATGCCTGGCGCGTCTTCGCCATGTGGGGCAACCTGAACTTCTCGCCGCGGCGAACGCCGGGCTATGACGAGACGCTGGCAAGCCTCGTCGAGTGGCTCAACCGTCGCGGTCTCGTGCTCCACCTCGTGGCGCTGTGCGATCAGATCGACGGATCGGCGGTGCGGCTCTCGCGGGACGAGCAAGACGCGCACGTGCGCCGGGTAGCCGCCGCGCTGCGCGGCAAGGGCGCGCTCGGCGAGCTGGTGAACGAGGACTGGAAGAACGGCCGCCTCGCCGAGCGCTTCCCAGCCGGGTGGCTGACCGGCGCGCCGTGGACGCGCTCCGCCGCCGCGCAGAACGAGCCGCCGTCGGCGCCGGGCCGCTATCTGCAGTTCACGACGCACCACACGGCGCGAGACGGCGAGTGGCCGCGGCACGCGATGCAGCTCATCGACGTCGCGCGATTGGGGTTCCCCGGCCACGCCGCGACGCTTCTGCCCGCCATCGCCGGCGAGCCCATCCGCATGGACGAGGCCACCCCCGAGGACTACGCGGACTACGTGGCGCTCGCCGAGCTCGCCGCCGCGGGTGCGTGCCTACACGGCGGGTTCTCGAGCTTCGATCCGGCGACGACGACGGACCTGCAGAACTGCGTGGCGCCGCCGCCCGGTTCGGCGGGAGACCGCGTGGCGCGCGCGGTGGCGGAAGTCTGGGCGGCGGGCATCGATCCCGATCTCGCGAGCACCGGCCGGTTCGTCAGCGGCGGGTCGGCCGACTGTCCGGTCCTGCACCGTGAGGGACGCGCGCTCGGGACCTTCGCCATGACGGCCGGCGATCGCGCCGTCGCGGTCGTCGTCCGGCTCGCGCCAGGCGACGAGCCGGCGCCGCAGCAGGGCTGGCGCATCGTTCGCCGCGTGCGCAACGTCTTCTTCTGCGAACGGCCGCGCGTCAGCGGATCTTCACTGCGTCCACGAACAGCGGATGCGATTCGAAGAGCACCGTCGTTCCCGGCTCGCCGCGCAGCCTTCGGTGCAACTCGAGATCGGCCAAGCTGATCACGGCATCTTCGGCGCCGGTCGGGCCGAACGCGTCGGTGAACATCCACGTCCACCGCTCCTCGACCGCGACGCTCGTGCCGTCCTTGGTCAGCCGCAGCAGGATACCCGCTGCGTCGCCCCAGCGATCCTCGCCAATCCGGATGAGCGGCCGGCCGATCCCCTCGGCGTCGATGTATCGGCGGATGGCGGTGTAGGCGTTCGTCATCGCGACGTTGGGATGGCGCCGCTCGAATCCTGTCAGCTCCTCGAGCTGCCGCATCGCGAGGAGGGCCGTGCCGCCGAGCGTCAGCAGCACGACGGCGATCCACGCGCCGCGCGGGACGGCCGGCATTCGAACGCGCTCGGCGACGATGCGCAGCGCGCAGGCGGCGATCACGCCGAGATTGAACGCCCCGAGCGCGGCCAGCCTGAAGACGTCGTGGTCCAGGACGTCGCCGCGAATCCGCGTGACCGCCCACAGGCTCGTCACCGACGCGACGAGCGCCACGGTCGCCAAGGACGTCTCGAACGGCCGGCCCGATCGATCGCCGCGCATCGCGATTGCGCCGAGCAGCAGCACCTGCCCGATGGCGCACGGCAGTGCCCAGGCGAGGCCGGTGCGTTCGAAATGCGCACCCCACGCCAGGCTGAAGTCGGGCCTCAGGAGACCCGTCAGCCCGTACGCCCAGGTCAGCACGGCGTCGCGAAACGGGTGCGGCACCGCGGCGTCGCTGACGAAGAATCGCCAGAGTGACAGGGCGTTGCCGCCGTCGTGTGCCACGGCGTCGCTCGTCACCGGCAACCAGAGCAGCGCCGCGCACCACGCGGCGCGATTGAGCCACGTCCGCACGGAACGATCGCGTGCGCGCGATCGCACGGCGTGCATCGCGAGCGCCGTCGCCGCGGTCGCCACGACGACAGGGACGAATCCCACGTGAGTGTGTGTGACGACGCTGCCGGCGATCGCCAGGGCAGGCAACAGCCGCACTCGGCCGCTCGCGATCGCGGCCGCCATCGCGAGAACGGCGAGGCTGAGCAGCACCGGCACGTGCGCGGTCCAGGGGCTGGCCATCAGCGCCGGCGCCCGCCACGCGAGACCGACGCATGCCAGCGTGACGAGCACGCCGGCCATCCGCTGGCCGGGCTCGCGCGCGATCGTCCAGAAAACGACTGCGACCGCCACGACGTTGATCGCGAGCGCCATCGCGAAGAGCACGAGCGCGTGCCGTCCGGCCAGCGCGTAGAACGGTGCCGCGAGATAGAAGTACACCGGCCCGGGGTGGTGCCAGCCGTAGCGCGAGTAGGGACCGGCGAGCAGTCGGCCCTCGGTGGCCAGTTGCACGTAGAGCTCGCCGACGGCGAAGTCGGCATTCGTGATCACGGGTGCCGCGCCGCGCGCGTAGGCGACGGCGCCAGCGAGCCCGATACCCGCGAGGAGCGCGATCGCCGATCGGCGCCAGCGCGGCATCGGCCAGCCGTACGCGAGCAGCAGCGCGGCGGCCACTGCACCGGCGGCAAGCGGCTTGCGGTAGTCGTTCACCGTCAGGGCCAGTGGACCGATCGCGATCGACAGCCTCGCGCCCGCGGCCAGCACCAGCAGCGCCGCTGCCGGGGCCGCCGCCGCTCCCGCGAGCACCCAGCGCGTCCGCACGCCGCTACAATAGCGTCTTCAGCCCGCGATCGGAGCCGCTCATGCCCAACTGGTACGAAGACAACTCACGTTCGATCGGACGCACGCCGCTCGTGCGACTGCACCGGGTCCTCGACGGTGCGCCCGCCACCGTGCTGGCGAAGATCGAGGGGCGCAATCCCGCCTACTCCGTCAAGTGCCGGATCGGCGCCGCCATGGTCTGGGACGCGGAGCTGCGCGGGCTGCTCGGCCCCGGCAAGGAACTGATCGAGCCGACGAGCGGCAATACCGGTATCGCGCTCGCGTTCGTCGCCGCGGCCCGCCGGATTCCCATCACGCTCACGATGCCGGAGACGATGAGCGTGGAGCGGCGGAAGCTGCTCGTGGCCTACGGCGCGAAGCTCGTGCTGACGGAGGGTCCCAAGGGCATGGCCGGCGCCATCGCGAAGGCCGAGGAGATCGCCGCGTCCGATCCGAACCGCTACGTGCTGCTGCAGCAGTTCAAGAACCCCGCGAACCCTGCCGTGCACGAGTCGACGACCGGCCCGGAGATCTGGGACGACACCGGCGGGTCCGTCGACGTGTTCGTGTCGGGCATCGGGACGGGCGGGACGATCACCGGCGTGTCGCGCTTCATCAAGCACACGAAGCGGAAGCCCATCCTCTCGATCGCCGTCGAGCCGACCGCCAGCCCGGTGCTCACGCAGGCGCGCGCCGGCGAACCGCTCAAGCCGTCGCCGCACAAGATTCAGGGCATCGGCGCCGGCTTCGTGCCCGACGTGCTCGACATGTCGCTCGTGGACGAGATCGAACAGGTCACGAACGAGGAGGCAATCGAGTACGCCCGGCGGCTGACGCGTGAGGAGGGCATCCTCTCGGGCATCTCGTGCGGCGCGGCGGTGGCGGTGGCGGCGCGTGTGGCCAAACGTCCCGAGCTTCGCGACAAGACGATCGTCGTCGTGCTGCCGGACTCCGGCGAGCGCTATCTCAGCACCGTGCTCTTCGAGGGCATGTTCGACGCGTCGGGGGTCGCGATATGACGTCGCCGGCCGGCGGCGAGCGCCGCGATCGGCCGGCCTGGGACATCGATCGCCTCGTCGCCGCACTGCGTCCGGGACGATCCGGCGTGGGCGCCGCGCCCGAGCTGCGCGGCGTCGACGAGCCGCTGCCCTCGCGGGCGGCCGTGACCCACGTCCTCGACGGGCTGCGCGCCGCGCTCTTTCCGATGCACTTCGGCGACGCGGATCTCACGGAGGCCGGGCTGGACCGGTTCGTGAGCCGGACGCTCGACACGACGCTCGCCGCGCTGCGCGATCAGGTGTGCCGCGAACTGCGCGGCGCGGCGCGCCGCGCGGGCGCCGATGCCGCCGATCACGACGCGCGCGCCAGCGACATCGTGCGCGCGTTCGCCGGCGAGCTGCCGGTCGTGCGGGCGCTGCTCGAAAGCGATCTCGTGGCGGCCTACCGCGGCGACCCCGCGGCCAAGCACATCGACGAGATCCTGCTGTGCTATCCGGGCGTCACGGCCGTCGTGCACTACCGTCTCGCACACGTGCTCGATCGGCTCGGCGCGCCGCTCATCGCCCGCATGATCTCGGACATCGCGCACTCGGAGACCGCCGTGGACATCCATCCCGGCGCGACGATCGGCGCCAGCTTCTTCATCGACCACGGCACGGGCGTGGTCATCGGCGAAACCGCGGTCGTCGGCGAGCGGGTGCGGCTGTACCAAGCCGTGACCCTCGGCGCCAAGCGCTTCGAAGTGGACGCGCACGGCGCGCTCGTCAAGGGCGTCCCGCGCCATCCCGTGGTCGAGGACGACGTGGTGATCTACGCGGGGGCGACGATCCTCGGACGCGTGACGATCGGGAAAGGCTCGACGATCGGCGGCAACGTCTGGCTCACGCGCAGCGTACCGCCCGGCAGCCAGATCACGCAGGCGCTGGCGAGAAGCGACGTCTTCGACGCGGGAGCGGGGATTT
This Acidobacteriota bacterium DNA region includes the following protein-coding sequences:
- a CDS encoding sodium:proton antiporter → MREYLEQLLIVLAIGSGIAILAKRLNAPYNVALVVVGLLLVLMDVLPRTTMDPNVVLLLFLPILVFQGALSADDVNMKRAARPILALAVPGVAISLLATATLAAWEIGLPFAVALLLGAVLAITDTVSVLLAFRSVRVPHKLAAIMEGESLFNDGTALVLVTVCATVVMQGYAEPAAIARMLLVAIVAGVLLGAVGGTVGAFVLRHAPDDLTAILASLVAVFATSLLTEHLHGSAVIAVVVAGVLVGHEMRLHLEPSRVLALQGFWEVAAFVINVWLFLLVGIQLSGDMLVREAWPILLAVVALHAGRAVAVYVCFGTLHLSGQSVPWRWQHVMVFGNVKGALSMAAVLALPQDIVYRDRLIAIVFGVTLVTLLTQALPFRRFLTWLGVAGEVESRQVDDARAVLISARRAQLELDQLLASGLISRRDHAERRAAFQRDIIEAERTLRTARLHPHRDVVLPAVVIAQKAAILDAARRGLITERTASEHVASLDERFLDVTTGEHSTEGER
- a CDS encoding alpha/beta fold hydrolase, translated to MSIRQAIAFLVRGVLVTGVVAFAAGPQSSQAQGVAESPEARARAFVTLLAGGQYADAFESFTPQMKAAMSVDRLRATWNSLTAQAGPFQRQISAAVVPRGVLSVVAVTCAFERATFDVHVTVNPANLVGGLAVRPAVQAVTYAPPAYASPSAYKESAVTVGMGQWALPATLTMPSGPGPVPAVVLVHGSGPGDRDATVGQIKQFKDLALGLASRGIAVLRYDKRTRVHVDLMRDLPGLTVKEETIDDAVAAVQLLRSTPGVDPNRIVVLGHSLGGMLVPRIAAVAPPVAGFVVMAGAARPMPRAVVEQARYLAQVDGVVSAEERAQISEIEQVMARVDALRPEDVSKPERIFGATASYWLDLRGYDPPVAAVQVTQPMLLLQGERDYQVTMEEFSRWKSALAARTDVVFRSYAGLNHLFVAGTGKSVPAEYNTPGHVSETVVLDIATWIAALPARRW
- a CDS encoding YdeI/OmpD-associated family protein, with amino-acid sequence MTALITVDVRTRQQWRAWLAKNHASSPGIWLVRHKQHTGVESMSYEEIVREALCFGWIDSLVRRLDADRYVLKITPRRPASNWSEINRRRWTELETEGLLAAPGLAAAPSANRYAPKPAVPTLPCYIANAFRRNVRAWQHFQTLSPTHRRHFVAWIHTAKRPETRERRIRESIARLSAGKTLGLK
- the cysK gene encoding cysteine synthase A codes for the protein MPNWYEDNSRSIGRTPLVRLHRVLDGAPATVLAKIEGRNPAYSVKCRIGAAMVWDAELRGLLGPGKELIEPTSGNTGIALAFVAAARRIPITLTMPETMSVERRKLLVAYGAKLVLTEGPKGMAGAIAKAEEIAASDPNRYVLLQQFKNPANPAVHESTTGPEIWDDTGGSVDVFVSGIGTGGTITGVSRFIKHTKRKPILSIAVEPTASPVLTQARAGEPLKPSPHKIQGIGAGFVPDVLDMSLVDEIEQVTNEEAIEYARRLTREEGILSGISCGAAVAVAARVAKRPELRDKTIVVVLPDSGERYLSTVLFEGMFDASGVAI
- a CDS encoding serine acetyltransferase, producing the protein MTSPAGGERRDRPAWDIDRLVAALRPGRSGVGAAPELRGVDEPLPSRAAVTHVLDGLRAALFPMHFGDADLTEAGLDRFVSRTLDTTLAALRDQVCRELRGAARRAGADAADHDARASDIVRAFAGELPVVRALLESDLVAAYRGDPAAKHIDEILLCYPGVTAVVHYRLAHVLDRLGAPLIARMISDIAHSETAVDIHPGATIGASFFIDHGTGVVIGETAVVGERVRLYQAVTLGAKRFEVDAHGALVKGVPRHPVVEDDVVIYAGATILGRVTIGKGSTIGGNVWLTRSVPPGSQITQALARSDVFDAGAGI